From Vigna unguiculata cultivar IT97K-499-35 chromosome 5, ASM411807v1, whole genome shotgun sequence, the proteins below share one genomic window:
- the LOC114184713 gene encoding F-box/FBD/LRR-repeat protein At5g22660-like, with product MEDPLLKMIRQSLLETLVEALDRRRDDKIDRISILPQSVLLHILSLLDFKEAAATSVLSTSWRDLFLQLPNILLVFDTNGNPSDNPRLFHIFTLFANRVFRERNPEASIKLLHVSVRNYTKRMEEDYRSLLMSVAAAVSTHKVHQFSLDLGTYSSSTKASSIVLPPAMFRSETLTSLLLTLFVGWDVPENVWLPNLRDAHFLPYRLMHENSIQRFLDGCPRLEKLMFCIRLITWKVKTKVKTLRMSSSTLKVLGVTWDLIDETEMSIAVKSESLESLTLCLRGGHKVNVDAPNLKSFDISGHVRELNIIQGFPSIDEAEIDVAYTFQASDLDNIYSRSEKASTFLRALGNVRLLRISEPIMKVLYLSTSAMPTFRNMYKIKLIPHYCDDFPRDRIEQVLFDLFENCPNLQVLSFDKINVFNDYNNSGDVDFEPVFPIRMVQNLKKLKIAHFKGREGEYKLVEYFMNNGESLEIVSVRKDGWKAITREQQKRILSLRAEKRVRIYLGKNLIL from the exons ATGGAGGACCCTTTACTAAAGATGATTAGACAATCCCTGCTTGAAACCCTAGTTGAAGCCCTAGATCGAAGAAGAGATGATAAGATTGATAGAATCAGTATACTTCCACAATCTGTTCTTCTGCACATTCTTTCACTCTTGGACTTCAAAGAAGCTGCAGCCACCTCAGTTTTATCCACGTCCTGGAGAGACCTTTTCTTACAACTTCCCAACATTTTGTTAGTTTTCGATACCAATGGCAATCCCTCTGACAATCCTAGACTGTTTCACATCTTCACACTCTTTGCTAATCGAGTGTTTCGAGAGAGAAACCCAGAAGCATCCATTAAGCTTCTCCATGTATCTGTGAGGAATTACACTAAAAGGATGGAAGAGGATTATAGATCATTGTTGATGTCTGTAGCTGCTGCAGTGTCCACTCACAAGGTGCATCAATTTTCTCTTGATCTTGGTACCTATAGTTCAAGTACTAAGGCATCTTCAATTGTTCTTCCACCTGCAATGTTTAGATCTGAGACTCTAACCAGTTTGCTTCTTACCCTTTTTGTGGGGTGGGATGTTCCAGAAAATGTTTGGTTGCCCAATCTACGGGATGCTCACTTTCTTCCGTATAGATTGATGCATGAGAATTCTATTCAGAGGTTTCTCGATGGATGCCCTAGGCTAGAAAAACTTATGTTTTGTATAAGGTTAATTACATGGAAGGTTAAGACTAAAGTCAAAACTCTTCGCATGTCAAGTTCCACCTTGAAAGTTTTGGGGGTTACTTGGGATCTGATAGATGAAACAGAGATGAGTATTGCTGTGAAGTCTGAAAGTCTTGAGAGCTTGACATTATGTCTTAGGGGAGGTCACAAAGTGAATGTGGATGCACCAAATCTGAAGTCCTTCGACATTAGCGGTCATGTGCGTGAATTGAACATCATTCAAGGTTTTCCTTCAATTGATGAGGCCGAAATAGATGTTGCATATACGTTTCAGGCCTCAGATCTGGATAACATCTATTCACGTTCTGAAAAAGCTTCTacctttttgagagctttgggAAACGTGAGATTACTCCGCATATCGGAACCCATCATGAAg GTTCTATATCTTTCTACCTCGGCGATGCCCACTTTCAGAAACATGTATAAGATAAAGCTCATCCCTCATTATTGTGATGATTTTCCCCGTGACAGGATTGAACAGGTGTTATTCGACTTGTTTGAAAATTGTCCCAACCTTCAAGTGCTTTCCTTTGATAAGATAAAT GTGTTCAACGACTACAACAACTCTGGTGATGTCGATTTTGAACCTGTTTTCCCTATTAGAATGGTTCAAAATctgaagaaattaaaaattgctCATTTCAAAGGTCGAGAAGGGGAATACAAGCTGGTggaatatttcatgaacaacgGAGAATCTTTGGAGATTGTTTCTGTGAGAAAAGATGGTTGGAAGGCAATTACGCGAGAACAACAAAAGAGAATTCTCTCCTTACGTGCTGAGAAGAGAGTGAGAATATATTTaggtaaaaatttaattttatga